TTGTGGGCAGTGCTAGCAACGAATGTACAGTTTGCCCAACCAAGTACTCGGGCATCTCTTGGACTTGTCAGTAGAAATTACTGCTATAGCAAAAGAAAACAGTAGTAAAATCTTGTTTTTCCTCTTTGACTAGGCGGCACCTGACCTGGATACAGTGGGCCTCCCTCCTGATTCTGTTTTTGTCTATTGTGGCTCTGACTGCCGGAACCAAAGCTTCCCAGCCTGACTTGGCAGGGCATGGGTTTCATCACGATGCCTTCTTCCAGCCGTCCAATTCCTGCCTGCTTTTCAAACACGAGTGTCCCAGAAAAGATAATTGCACAGCGGAGGAGTGGGCTTTCCCTGAAGCTAAGTGGAATGCCACCACCAGGGTCTTCCGTCACTTCCGTCTTGGCTTGGGCCACGTCCTTATTATAGTACAGTGTTTCATCTCCTCGATGGCCAATGTCTATAATGAAAAGATCCTGAAGGAGGGGAAGCAGCTCGCCGAGAGCATCTTCATACAGAACAGCAAACTCTATTTCTTTGGTGTCCTTTTTAACGCGCTCACCCTGGGCCTTCAGAGGAGTAACCGCGATCAGGTTAAGAACTGCGGATTGTTCTTTGGCCACAATGCATTTTCAGTAGCCCTTATTTTTGTTACTGCATTCCAGGGTCTCTCAGTGGCTTTCATCCTTAAGTTTCTGGATAATATGTTCCATGTTTTGATGGCCCAGGTCACCACTGTCATCATCACGACTGTGTCTGTCTTGGTGTTTGACTTCAGGCCCTCCCTAGAGTTTTTCTTGGAAGCCCCGTCAGTCCTtctctctatatttatttataacgCCAGCAAGCCTCAAGGACTGGAACACGTACCTAGACAAGAAAGGGTCCGCGATCTGAGTGGCAGCCTTCGGGAGCGCTCCAGTGGGGTAAGCTGTGAGGATGTTGCTCTCAGATTCCAAGTGTGGCTATTCAGAGATAAAGGCCTGATTTGTCAGAGTGCACTGGAGCTCTTTGACTTTAAAAATCAGCCAAGCAGCATTTGTTGGACTGCTGATGTGTGCCAGGGCTTGTGATAAATGCTGTCAAGTGTGGAGAAAAAGTATAAACCATGGCCCCAAGAAGCTTACAAGTTAGTTGTATCATAGGATACCATAGCCTCACAGAACTGGGAGATGCCTTGCAAGTTATCTTGTCCAGTCTCCCTAATTTTGCAAGTGAAGAAGCCGTCTCAGAGACTGGTTTACAGCTAATCAGTGAAGACCTGGTGGTAGACCTGTGGGGTCCGACTCCTAGTC
This is a stretch of genomic DNA from Elephas maximus indicus isolate mEleMax1 chromosome 1, mEleMax1 primary haplotype, whole genome shotgun sequence. It encodes these proteins:
- the SLC35A5 gene encoding probable UDP-sugar transporter protein SLC35A5 isoform X3, with protein sequence MESKRCGRPVLWSLSTMYTFLLGAIFIALSSSRLLLVKYSANEENKYDYLPTTVNICSELVKLVFCVLVSFWVIKKEDHQSRNLGCASWKEVSSFMKWSIPAFLYFLDNLIIFYVLSYLQPAMAVLFSNFSIITTALLFRIVLKRHLTWIQWASLLILFLSIVALTAGTKASQPDLAGHGFHHDAFFQPSNSCLLFKHECPRKDNCTAEEWAFPEAKWNATTRVFRHFRLGLGHVLIIVQCFISSMANVYNEKILKEGKQLAESIFIQNSKLYFFGVLFNALTLGLQRSNRDQVKNCGLFFGHNAFSVALIFVTAFQGLSVAFILKFLDNMFHVLMAQVTTVIITTVSVLVFDFRPSLEFFLEAPSVLLSIFIYNASKPQGLEHVPRQERVRDLSGSLRERSSGDGEELQRLTKLKSDNESDEDAF
- the SLC35A5 gene encoding probable UDP-sugar transporter protein SLC35A5 isoform X1, which gives rise to MCEVGPLTGGVFLRQLKSSGMESKRCGRPVLWSLSTMYTFLLGAIFIALSSSRLLLVKYSANEENKYDYLPTTVNICSELVKLVFCVLVSFWVIKKEDHQSRNLGCASWKEVSSFMKWSIPAFLYFLDNLIIFYVLSYLQPAMAVLFSNFSIITTALLFRIVLKRHLTWIQWASLLILFLSIVALTAGTKASQPDLAGHGFHHDAFFQPSNSCLLFKHECPRKDNCTAEEWAFPEAKWNATTRVFRHFRLGLGHVLIIVQCFISSMANVYNEKILKEGKQLAESIFIQNSKLYFFGVLFNALTLGLQRSNRDQVKNCGLFFGHNAFSVALIFVTAFQGLSVAFILKFLDNMFHVLMAQVTTVIITTVSVLVFDFRPSLEFFLEAPSVLLSIFIYNASKPQGLEHVPRQERVRDLSGSLRERSSGDGEELQRLTKLKSDNESDEDAF
- the SLC35A5 gene encoding probable UDP-sugar transporter protein SLC35A5 isoform X2, translated to MCEVGPLTGGVFLRQLKSSGMESKRCGRPVLWSLSTMYTFLLGAIFIALSSSRLLLVKYSANEENKYDYLPTTVNICSELVKLVFCVLVSFWVIKKDHQSRNLGCASWKEVSSFMKWSIPAFLYFLDNLIIFYVLSYLQPAMAVLFSNFSIITTALLFRIVLKRHLTWIQWASLLILFLSIVALTAGTKASQPDLAGHGFHHDAFFQPSNSCLLFKHECPRKDNCTAEEWAFPEAKWNATTRVFRHFRLGLGHVLIIVQCFISSMANVYNEKILKEGKQLAESIFIQNSKLYFFGVLFNALTLGLQRSNRDQVKNCGLFFGHNAFSVALIFVTAFQGLSVAFILKFLDNMFHVLMAQVTTVIITTVSVLVFDFRPSLEFFLEAPSVLLSIFIYNASKPQGLEHVPRQERVRDLSGSLRERSSGDGEELQRLTKLKSDNESDEDAF